Proteins encoded in a region of the Benincasa hispida cultivar B227 chromosome 2, ASM972705v1, whole genome shotgun sequence genome:
- the LOC120072312 gene encoding 30S ribosomal protein S16-2, chloroplastic/mitochondrial isoform X2: protein MVVRIRLSRFGCKNKPFYRVMAADSRSPRDGKHLEVLGYYNPLPGQDGGKRMGLNFERVKYWLSVGAQPSDPVQRILFRAGVLPPPPMVAMARKGGPRDTRLVDPLSGRFVTPEKPTDSSSGKDGDADS, encoded by the exons ATGGTGGTTCGAATTCGATTGTCTAGGTTTGGTTGTAAGAACAAGCCGTTTTACAGGGTGATGGCTGCCGATAGCCGATCTCCTCGAGACGGCAAACATCTCGAGGTTCTAGGTTACTATAATCCCCTGCCAG GTCAAGATGGTGGTAAACGAATGGGTCTTAATTTTGAAAGAGTGAA GTATTGGCTTTCAGTTGGTGCTCAGCCTTCAGACCCTGTGCAGCGTATTCTTTTTAGAGCAGGAGTACTTCCACCACCCCCAATGGTTGCAATGGCACGTAAAGGCGGGCCACGTGATACTCGTCTCGTTGATCCTCTGAGTGGACGCTTCGTGACTCCGGAGAAGCCAACTGATAGTTCCAGTGGCAAAGATGGCGATGCTGATTCATAA
- the LOC120070842 gene encoding DNA repair protein recA homolog 3, mitochondrial-like, with product MARLLRNAFPLYFSFFKHKGCRNLMPGLSNQTSGFSSKGRRKLKSDGSGYEEKASEKETALRQALDQISSSFGKGSIMWLGQSVCSNHVPVVSTGSFALDIALGTGGLPKGRIVEIFGPEASGKTTLALHVIAEAQKEGGYCAFIDAEHALDPALAKAIGVDTDKLLLSQPDSCEQALSLVDTLVRSGSVDVVIVDSVAALVPKNELDGAVGDAHMAMQARLMGQTLRKLTHSLSSSQTLLVFINQVRSKLSTFGGFGGPTEVTCGGNALKFYASVRLNVRSIGLIKKLDETVGSQVLVKIVKNKLAPPFGTAQFELKFGEGICRETEIIDLGLKLKFILKAGLHYSFNGQSFHGKDTLKRFLNEHESAREEFIVKLREKLLNAEKSEEDHAEDSEIVSSDHANNFPND from the exons ATGGCGAGACTTCTTCGGAATGCGTTTCCCTTGTACTTCTCCTTTTTCAAGCACAAG GGATGTAGGAATTTAATGCCGGGGTTATCTAATCAAACTAGCGGATTTTCTTCGAAAG GTAGAAGAAAGTTGAAGTCGGATGGCAGTGGGTATGAAGAGAAGGCGTCGGAGAAAGAGACTGCTCTTCGACAAGCCCTTGATCAGATCTCATCATCCTTTGGAAAGGGTTCTATCATGTGGCTTGGTCAGTCAGTCTGTTCTAATCATGTCCCTGTGGTATCCACAGGTTCCTTTGCCCTCGATATAGCACTTGGAACTGGTGGACTTCCAAAG GGACGCATTGTGGAAATATTTGGTCCAGAGGCTTCTGGGAAGACAACACTTGCACTGCATGTAATTGCTGAAGCACAGAAGGAAGGAG GTTATTGTGCTTTCATTGATGCGGAGCATGCTCTTGATCCAGCACTGGCTAAGGCTATTGGGGTAGACACTGATAAGTTACTTCTTTCACAACCAGATTCTTGCGAACAGGCTCTAAGCCTTGTTGACACCTTAGTCCGAAGTGGTTCCGTTGATGTTGTTATCGTCGACAgt GTAGCTGCGCTTGTCCCGAAGAACGAACTTGATGGTGCAGTTGGTGACGCTCATATGGCAATGCAGGCTAGATTGATGGGTCAGACACTTCGAAAACTGACTCACTCTTTATCATCATCACAAACACTTTTGGTATTTATTAATCAG GTGAGGTCAAAACTTTCAACTTTTGGAGGATTTGGTGGCCCGACTGAAGTTACTTGTGGGGGAAATGCATTAAAGTTCTATGCTTCAGTGCGCCTAAATGTGAGAAGTATAGGACTTATCAAGAAGCTTGATGAG ACGGTAGGTAGTCAAGTTCTTGTGAAGATTGTGAAGAATAAGCTGGCTCCTCCATTTGGAACAGCTCAGTTTGAACTAAAATTTGGCGAGGGTATTTGTCGGGAAACAGAGATTATTGATTTGGGATTGAAACTCAAATTCATCTTGAAAGCTGGTTTGCACTACAGTTTCAATGGTCAAAGTTTCCATGGAAAAGATACCTTAAAAAGGTTCTTAAATGAGCATGAAAGTGCTAGGGAAGAATTTATTGTGAAGCTCAGGGAGAAACTACTGAATGCGGAGAAAAGTGAGGAAGATCATGCCGAGGATTCTGAGATTGTCTCATCTGATCATGCTAATAACTTTCCAAATgattaa
- the LOC120072312 gene encoding 30S ribosomal protein S16-2, chloroplastic/mitochondrial isoform X1, with amino-acid sequence MVVRIRLSRFGCKNKPFYRVMAADSRSPRDGKHLEVLGYYNPLPGQDGGKRMGLNFERVNHSVVTLSHPSRYWLSVGAQPSDPVQRILFRAGVLPPPPMVAMARKGGPRDTRLVDPLSGRFVTPEKPTDSSSGKDGDADS; translated from the exons ATGGTGGTTCGAATTCGATTGTCTAGGTTTGGTTGTAAGAACAAGCCGTTTTACAGGGTGATGGCTGCCGATAGCCGATCTCCTCGAGACGGCAAACATCTCGAGGTTCTAGGTTACTATAATCCCCTGCCAG GTCAAGATGGTGGTAAACGAATGGGTCTTAATTTTGAAAGAGTGAA CCATTCAGTCGTCACTCTCTCCCATCCTTCTAGGTATTGGCTTTCAGTTGGTGCTCAGCCTTCAGACCCTGTGCAGCGTATTCTTTTTAGAGCAGGAGTACTTCCACCACCCCCAATGGTTGCAATGGCACGTAAAGGCGGGCCACGTGATACTCGTCTCGTTGATCCTCTGAGTGGACGCTTCGTGACTCCGGAGAAGCCAACTGATAGTTCCAGTGGCAAAGATGGCGATGCTGATTCATAA